Proteins encoded by one window of Calidithermus timidus DSM 17022:
- the nirB gene encoding nitrite reductase large subunit NirB: MAALHFTDGERLEADLVIFAAGIRPRDELARQSGLEVGERGGIVIDEHCRTSDPHVYAIGECALYQGRVYGLVAPGYEMARVLAERLTGGERAFSGTDLSTKLKLLGVKVGSFGDAFAQTPGAQEVLYSDFGKGFYKKLVLSEDGRRLLGGILVGDTSDYAKLHNLVLNAVELDNPEHLLVPPGEGGPAPKTRLPATARVCSCENVTKGTICEAIRSGCRDVASLKKATRAGTGCGGCVGTVGEILKEELLRLGEKVSDHLCEHFPYSRRELFDIVRVKGYKTFDALLRDHGTGYGCEVCKPAVASILASLHNEYVLEDAHAPLQDTNDRFLANLQRDGTYSVVPRIPGGEITPEAKKYGLYTKITGGQRIDLFGARLEQLPHIWADLIAAGFESGHAYGKALRTVKGCVGDTWCRYGVQDSVGLAIRLENRYKGLRTPHKIKMAVSGCTRECAEAQGKDVGVIATERGWNLYVCGNGGMKPRHADLLAADLDEETLVRYIDRFLMFYIRTADRLQRTSVWLEKLEGGLEYLREVIVEDKLGLAAELEAQMARHIQTYQCEWRVTLERPDRLKHFRHFVNSDAPDDNIVMVEQRGQHRPAYDFMHATALALAEAIPNARHRTLDDQTHEVAAEALAPVLVEFFSG, encoded by the coding sequence GGGGATCCGCCCCCGCGACGAGCTGGCGCGCCAAAGCGGCCTGGAAGTGGGCGAGCGTGGCGGCATCGTGATCGACGAGCACTGCCGGACCTCCGACCCCCACGTCTACGCCATCGGGGAGTGCGCGCTCTACCAGGGCCGCGTCTACGGGCTGGTAGCGCCCGGCTACGAGATGGCCCGGGTCCTGGCCGAGCGCCTCACGGGCGGCGAGCGGGCCTTCAGCGGCACGGACCTGTCCACCAAGCTCAAGCTGCTGGGCGTGAAGGTGGGCAGCTTCGGCGACGCCTTCGCCCAGACACCGGGCGCCCAGGAGGTGCTCTACAGCGATTTTGGCAAGGGCTTCTACAAGAAGCTGGTGCTCAGCGAGGACGGCAGGCGGCTCCTGGGCGGCATCCTGGTGGGCGATACCTCCGACTACGCCAAGCTGCACAACCTGGTCTTGAACGCCGTGGAGCTGGACAACCCCGAGCACCTGCTCGTCCCCCCCGGCGAAGGAGGTCCTGCCCCCAAGACCCGCCTGCCCGCGACGGCGCGGGTGTGCTCGTGTGAGAACGTGACCAAAGGGACCATCTGCGAGGCGATTCGCTCGGGCTGCCGCGACGTCGCCTCGCTGAAGAAGGCCACCCGCGCTGGCACCGGCTGCGGCGGCTGCGTGGGCACGGTGGGCGAGATCCTCAAGGAGGAGTTACTTCGGTTGGGCGAAAAGGTCAGCGACCACCTCTGCGAGCACTTCCCCTACAGCCGCCGCGAGCTCTTCGACATCGTGCGGGTCAAGGGCTACAAGACCTTCGACGCCCTGCTGCGCGACCACGGCACGGGGTACGGCTGCGAGGTCTGCAAGCCGGCGGTGGCCTCGATCCTGGCCTCGCTCCACAACGAGTACGTGCTCGAGGACGCCCACGCACCCTTGCAAGACACCAACGACCGCTTCCTGGCCAACCTGCAGCGCGACGGCACCTACTCGGTGGTGCCCCGCATCCCCGGCGGGGAGATCACCCCCGAGGCGAAGAAGTACGGGCTTTACACCAAGATCACCGGAGGGCAGCGGATAGACCTCTTCGGCGCACGGCTGGAGCAGCTCCCGCACATCTGGGCCGACCTCATCGCCGCCGGCTTCGAGTCGGGCCACGCCTACGGTAAGGCCTTGCGCACCGTCAAGGGCTGCGTGGGCGACACCTGGTGCCGCTACGGGGTGCAGGACTCGGTGGGGCTGGCCATCCGCCTGGAGAACCGCTACAAGGGCCTCAGGACCCCCCACAAGATCAAGATGGCGGTCTCGGGCTGTACCCGCGAGTGCGCCGAGGCCCAGGGCAAGGACGTGGGGGTGATCGCCACCGAGCGGGGCTGGAACCTCTACGTGTGCGGCAACGGCGGCATGAAACCCCGCCACGCCGACCTGCTGGCCGCCGACCTCGACGAGGAGACCCTGGTGCGCTACATCGACCGCTTCCTCATGTTCTACATCCGCACCGCCGACCGGCTCCAGCGCACCAGCGTGTGGCTGGAGAAGCTGGAGGGGGGCCTCGAGTACCTGCGCGAGGTGATCGTGGAGGATAAGCTGGGCCTGGCGGCGGAGCTCGAGGCCCAGATGGCCCGCCACATCCAGACCTACCAGTGCGAGTGGAGGGTCACGCTGGAGAGGCCCGACAGGCTCAAGCACTTCCGCCACTTCGTCAACTCCGACGCCCCCGACGACAACATCGTGATGGTCGAGCAGCGCGGCCAGCACCGCCCGGCCTACGACTTCATGCACGCCACCGCGCTGGCGCTGGCCGAGGCGATCCCCAACGCCCGGCACCGCACCCTCGATGACCAGACCCACGAGGTGGCAGCCGAGGCCTTGGCCCCCGTGTTGGTCGAGTTTTTCAGCGGTTGA
- a CDS encoding FAD-binding oxidoreductase — protein MLDLRDMKALDVDVEARTAWAEAGLTAGEYTEATGAHGLATGFGDTGSVGIGGITLGGGIGYLVRKHGLTVDSLLAAEVVTADGQLLYADEEHHPDLFWALRGGGGNFGVVTRFKFRLHPVDSVVGGMLLLPATPEVIAGFIAEAEAAPEELSAIVNVMPAPPMPFVPAEHHGKLVLMALMAYAGEAEAGERALAPFRRLAPPLVDLLRPMRYPEVYPPEEEGYRPTAVARTMFLDAVDRGVAETVLEHLRSSTAAMRVAQLRVLGGAMARVPVEATAFAHRGRRIMANVAAFYGPHDRAEQEAWVKGFAAALRQGDGGAYVNFLGDEGAERVRAAYPGPTWERLVAVKRRYDPGNLFRRNQNIPSRG, from the coding sequence GTGCTCGACCTGCGCGACATGAAGGCCCTGGACGTCGACGTGGAGGCTCGCACGGCCTGGGCCGAGGCCGGCCTGACCGCGGGCGAGTACACCGAGGCCACCGGGGCGCACGGCCTGGCGACCGGGTTCGGCGACACCGGCTCGGTGGGGATCGGGGGGATCACCTTGGGCGGGGGGATCGGCTACCTTGTGCGCAAGCACGGCCTCACCGTCGACAGCCTGCTCGCCGCCGAGGTCGTGACCGCCGACGGGCAGCTCCTCTACGCCGACGAGGAGCACCACCCCGACCTCTTCTGGGCCCTGCGCGGGGGCGGGGGCAACTTCGGGGTCGTGACCCGCTTCAAGTTCCGGCTGCACCCGGTGGACTCCGTGGTGGGCGGGATGCTCCTGCTCCCGGCCACGCCCGAGGTCATTGCCGGCTTCATCGCCGAGGCCGAGGCCGCGCCCGAGGAGCTTTCGGCCATCGTCAACGTCATGCCCGCCCCGCCGATGCCCTTCGTGCCCGCCGAGCACCACGGCAAGCTGGTGCTGATGGCCCTGATGGCCTACGCGGGCGAGGCCGAGGCCGGGGAGCGGGCCCTGGCCCCCTTCCGCAGGCTGGCCCCACCCCTCGTAGACCTGCTGCGCCCCATGCGCTACCCCGAGGTCTACCCGCCGGAGGAGGAGGGCTACCGCCCGACGGCGGTGGCCCGCACGATGTTCCTCGACGCCGTCGACCGGGGCGTGGCCGAGACGGTCCTCGAGCACCTCCGCTCCTCCACCGCCGCCATGCGGGTGGCGCAGCTTCGGGTGCTGGGCGGGGCGATGGCCCGCGTGCCCGTGGAGGCCACCGCCTTCGCCCACCGCGGCCGCCGCATCATGGCCAACGTCGCCGCCTTCTACGGCCCCCACGACCGGGCCGAGCAGGAGGCCTGGGTGAAGGGCTTCGCGGCGGCCCTGCGCCAGGGCGACGGCGGCGCCTACGTCAACTTCCTGGGCGACGAGGGGGCCGAGCGGGTCCGCGCGGCCTACCCGGGCCCGACCTGGGAGCGGCTGGTGGCCGTCAAGCGCCGCTACGACCCCGGCAACCTCTTCCGGCGCAACCAGAACATCCCGTCTCGAGGGTGA
- the cas6 gene encoding CRISPR system precrRNA processing endoribonuclease RAMP protein Cas6, with product MPHAFLLHLTSSDPRPLRYPGLYAHGLFFALLGKLDPALAAAVHAAPRKPFTLAALEPSPPAGRGGEVVLRITTLDDGLFGPLLGVLLREGVDGLALGDHPYRLARVVATPQGSPLAGRRTWEELAAAPPTRCLRLRFRTPTVFATSKPGRRARHTPLPDPLLIAKSLLSSWQHHSPLRFPEVEAAALLAVFELDLELTRFADLRFERAQAAKGFFPGFTGAVEVHCHSDSLEAQRALGILQAYAFYAGVGAKTAYGLGLTTPY from the coding sequence ATGCCCCACGCCTTCCTGCTCCACCTGACCTCGAGCGACCCCCGCCCCCTGCGTTACCCCGGGCTTTACGCGCACGGCCTGTTCTTCGCGCTGTTGGGCAAGCTCGACCCGGCTCTGGCCGCCGCGGTCCACGCGGCTCCCCGCAAGCCCTTCACGCTGGCGGCGCTCGAGCCCTCCCCGCCAGCGGGTAGGGGAGGGGAGGTGGTGCTGCGGATAACCACCCTCGATGACGGTCTGTTCGGCCCGCTGCTGGGGGTCCTCCTCCGCGAGGGCGTGGACGGCCTGGCCTTGGGCGACCACCCGTACCGCCTGGCCCGGGTTGTGGCCACCCCCCAGGGCAGCCCCCTCGCCGGCCGCCGCACCTGGGAAGAGCTGGCCGCGGCCCCGCCCACCCGCTGCCTGCGCCTGCGCTTCCGCACCCCCACCGTGTTCGCTACCTCCAAGCCCGGTCGGCGCGCCCGCCACACCCCCCTACCGGACCCCCTCCTCATCGCCAAGTCCCTGTTATCGAGCTGGCAGCACCACAGCCCCCTGCGCTTCCCGGAGGTCGAGGCCGCTGCGCTGCTGGCGGTCTTCGAGCTCGACCTCGAGCTCACCCGTTTCGCCGACCTCCGGTTCGAGCGGGCCCAGGCCGCCAAGGGGTTCTTCCCCGGCTTCACCGGGGCGGTGGAGGTGCACTGCCACAGCGACAGCCTCGAGGCGCAGCGGGCACTAGGAATCCTGCAGGCGTACGCCTTCTACGCTGGGGTAGGGGCCAAGACCGCCTACGGCCTCGGGCTCACCACGCCCTACTGA
- a CDS encoding DevR family CRISPR-associated autoregulator — MNYTSLSISFRIGLAFHAMNNEGSSGTNVMEPRRISVGGHNYDGISGEMVRRHVLENFVRIAKSKKLPLSLAGEGLHSDRAKDLVKEWIAQNSEIQPIEDKGDGEKDGGGTQEEKKKKAILKMEPRHFAVASRKLLECCAIVDVGGFLAAISKEEKVQRDGKDYGVEGTLKRDSVFDVGWLISETPAIVEFSQHAAYRPDGQHNLFTQNMRAAVYGGVARLDLGRIGYNDWAWLAPDRNDLHLDDEQRRQRAAALLDAWEQWLLSPAGAKQAGWLQHTGQLEGILVLSNFGPAPFRSPIEVELRYDAEGSPLAERIKPNPRYRAELATLAEAKPGRYRALEFDGLPGLARAFDQARAAIGL; from the coding sequence ATGAATTACACCAGCCTTTCGATCAGCTTCCGCATCGGCCTGGCGTTCCACGCCATGAACAACGAGGGCAGCAGCGGGACCAACGTGATGGAGCCGCGGCGCATCAGCGTGGGCGGTCATAATTACGACGGCATCTCGGGCGAGATGGTCCGCCGCCACGTCTTGGAGAACTTCGTGCGCATCGCGAAGTCTAAGAAGCTTCCGCTTAGCTTGGCAGGCGAAGGGCTTCATTCGGACAGGGCAAAGGATCTTGTTAAGGAGTGGATTGCACAGAACTCTGAGATTCAACCGATTGAGGACAAGGGGGATGGGGAAAAAGACGGGGGTGGTACTCAAGAGGAAAAGAAGAAAAAAGCAATTCTAAAGATGGAACCAAGGCACTTCGCGGTCGCATCACGTAAACTGTTGGAGTGTTGCGCAATCGTTGATGTAGGGGGCTTCTTGGCAGCGATAAGCAAAGAAGAGAAGGTGCAGCGCGATGGAAAGGATTACGGCGTCGAGGGAACCTTGAAGCGCGACTCGGTTTTTGATGTAGGATGGCTTATTTCCGAAACGCCAGCCATCGTGGAGTTTTCACAGCACGCCGCCTACCGCCCCGACGGGCAGCACAACCTCTTCACCCAGAACATGCGGGCGGCGGTGTACGGCGGGGTGGCCCGGCTCGACCTGGGGCGCATCGGCTACAACGACTGGGCCTGGCTCGCGCCGGATCGCAACGACCTCCACCTGGACGACGAGCAGCGTCGCCAGCGGGCGGCAGCACTGCTCGACGCCTGGGAGCAGTGGCTGCTCTCCCCGGCGGGGGCGAAGCAGGCCGGCTGGTTGCAGCACACGGGGCAGCTCGAGGGCATCCTGGTGCTCTCGAACTTCGGGCCCGCTCCCTTCCGTTCCCCCATCGAGGTCGAGCTCAGGTACGACGCCGAGGGCAGCCCGCTCGCCGAGCGCATCAAGCCCAACCCGCGCTACAGAGCCGAGCTCGCCACGCTGGCAGAGGCCAAGCCCGGGCGCTACCGCGCGCTCGAGTTCGATGGCCTGCCCGGTTTGGCTAGGGCTTTCGACCAGGCCCGGGCCGCGATCGGCCTGTAG
- a CDS encoding CRISPR-associated helicase/endonuclease Cas3, whose translation MDFREFQTKTANTLRRGRSVLLHAPTGIGKSVGSALGFTQALPASPAAPARDALLGTRLLHVLPMRALTNSVAKDIAKLLERQGFGEVYRPAIHHGQQQESEIFAERVGVTTIDQYLAGFAGAPLSFSSRSGHAVAGAIVASYSVFDEVHLLGPERGLPLLYAVLQQRKRWGLLSTVMTATLPKSVREFLVEQVGLEAVELSSADVQARDGWRRVTLSLEEVEQPAERVLEEFKAHGRVIAFVNTVDAAVELYRRLQPRLGPEELFLAHSNFAPSHRKAVEERLLEVFGRGSTARAVCVLTQVGEAGINISAPVVLSELAPVDSLIQRAGRCARFDTQPEGRFVVYRPRRERNHIPYGEDLVRRTEAALHNRGDSFRLDWTAENELVDEVLDAYYAHFIRGENVSRRDAEIKKARKGERVELPQPAPKTKSITIADALGLLDQTFHSRSADVLEGTLREINNVQVVVVSEPPRNVAGTEVVGGEGGENLSEFERYLAQQNLLKPYQRDTLESIPVSYGRFARRLEEQDLWELKLVKEERYDKPLYLLQRAERVRPNHTYILPQARAGYSPTVGLSFGEVDYVEPVHGLITPVVPRLSEQAQPPKHNFQGWRAHCSRVYRAVDSMLKSKYSAWIFHIAEQMQARGALESAEQFAQTLESMIRLAALLHDIGKLSQGWQRAIGWREGEFWAKSKEGVRVGELPPHAFHALPALRYLFYQLGVVDEQGKVDRLAELIALAAARHHSLGELDGTLKWQPFELHEGVLEEIQQLLRDELGEDSEPIQALIAPGLFDHINDASTYELIEGKHTYVLDTPSPSEDYYPFYVLASRMIKVGDWEASGEREVELCR comes from the coding sequence AGGACATCGCAAAGCTGCTCGAGCGGCAGGGCTTCGGCGAGGTGTACCGGCCCGCCATCCACCACGGTCAGCAGCAGGAGAGCGAGATCTTCGCCGAGCGGGTAGGGGTCACCACCATCGACCAGTACCTCGCGGGCTTCGCGGGGGCACCCCTGAGCTTCTCCAGCAGGAGCGGGCACGCCGTGGCGGGGGCGATCGTGGCCTCGTACAGCGTGTTCGACGAGGTGCACCTCCTGGGGCCCGAGCGCGGCTTGCCCCTGTTGTACGCCGTGTTGCAGCAGCGCAAGCGCTGGGGCCTGCTCTCGACGGTGATGACGGCGACGCTGCCGAAGTCGGTGCGCGAGTTCCTGGTGGAGCAGGTGGGCCTGGAGGCCGTAGAGCTGAGCTCCGCCGACGTCCAGGCCCGCGACGGCTGGCGGAGGGTTACCTTGAGCCTCGAGGAGGTTGAGCAGCCTGCCGAGCGCGTCCTCGAGGAGTTCAAGGCCCACGGACGGGTGATCGCCTTCGTCAACACCGTCGACGCCGCCGTCGAGCTTTACCGGCGGCTTCAGCCCCGGCTCGGCCCCGAGGAGTTGTTCCTGGCCCACTCCAACTTCGCGCCCAGCCACCGCAAGGCCGTCGAGGAGCGCCTGCTCGAGGTCTTCGGCCGGGGCTCTACGGCCCGGGCCGTCTGCGTCCTCACCCAGGTCGGCGAAGCGGGGATCAACATCTCCGCCCCGGTCGTGCTCTCCGAGCTCGCCCCCGTCGACAGCCTAATCCAGCGGGCGGGGCGCTGCGCCCGGTTCGACACCCAGCCGGAAGGCCGGTTCGTGGTCTACCGGCCCAGGCGTGAGCGGAACCACATCCCCTACGGCGAAGACCTGGTGAGACGCACCGAGGCCGCCCTGCACAACCGCGGCGACAGCTTCCGGCTCGACTGGACCGCCGAGAACGAGCTGGTGGATGAGGTCTTGGACGCCTACTACGCGCACTTCATCCGCGGCGAGAACGTCAGCCGCAGGGACGCCGAGATCAAGAAGGCCAGAAAGGGCGAGCGGGTGGAACTGCCGCAGCCCGCGCCGAAGACGAAGTCCATCACCATCGCGGACGCGCTCGGCCTGCTCGACCAAACCTTTCACAGCCGCAGCGCGGACGTGCTCGAGGGTACCCTGCGCGAGATCAACAACGTTCAGGTGGTGGTGGTCAGCGAGCCTCCCCGGAACGTCGCAGGCACCGAGGTCGTTGGGGGTGAAGGCGGGGAGAACCTCTCGGAGTTCGAGCGCTACCTCGCACAGCAAAACCTGCTCAAGCCCTACCAGCGCGACACCCTCGAGAGCATCCCGGTGAGCTACGGCCGCTTCGCCCGCAGACTCGAGGAGCAGGACCTGTGGGAACTCAAGCTGGTGAAGGAAGAGAGGTACGACAAACCCCTCTACCTGCTGCAGCGAGCCGAGCGGGTGCGGCCCAACCACACGTACATACTCCCGCAGGCCCGGGCCGGTTACTCACCCACCGTGGGCCTGAGCTTTGGCGAGGTGGACTACGTGGAGCCTGTCCACGGCCTGATCACGCCCGTGGTGCCCCGCCTCAGCGAACAGGCCCAGCCGCCCAAGCACAACTTTCAGGGCTGGCGGGCGCACTGCTCGAGGGTCTACCGCGCCGTGGACTCGATGCTGAAGTCGAAGTACTCGGCCTGGATCTTCCACATCGCCGAGCAGATGCAGGCGAGAGGGGCCTTGGAAAGCGCCGAGCAGTTCGCCCAGACCCTCGAGAGCATGATCCGCCTGGCCGCGCTGCTGCACGATATCGGGAAATTGAGCCAGGGCTGGCAGCGGGCGATCGGCTGGCGTGAGGGAGAGTTCTGGGCGAAGAGCAAGGAGGGGGTGAGGGTCGGGGAACTCCCGCCCCACGCCTTCCACGCCCTGCCCGCCCTGCGCTACCTGTTCTATCAACTCGGTGTGGTCGACGAGCAGGGCAAGGTAGACCGACTGGCCGAGCTGATCGCCCTGGCCGCTGCGCGGCATCACTCGCTGGGTGAGCTGGACGGGACGCTGAAATGGCAGCCCTTCGAGCTGCACGAGGGGGTTCTCGAGGAAATTCAGCAGCTCCTGCGGGACGAGCTCGGCGAGGACTCCGAGCCGATACAGGCGCTGATCGCCCCGGGGCTTTTCGACCACATCAACGACGCCAGCACTTACGAGCTGATAGAGGGGAAACACACCTACGTCCTCGACACGCCGAGCCCATCCGAGGACTACTACCCCTTCTACGTGCTGGCCAGCCGGATGATCAAGGTGGGCGACTGGGAGGCGAGCGGGGAGCGGGAGGTGGAGTTGTGCCGCTGA